The DNA segment TCCAGGAAACTCGCAACCCGGCCGAGACTCATGGCCGCACCGTTCTGCTCCTTGATTGCCGCAAGGTAACCGAAATATGTCCACTGTACTGCCTCGACGGCTGTCTCTGCCGGTCGTCGAATATCAAAACCGTAGGCATCGGCCATGGTGATCAGCTGCTGCAGAGCCTTGATCTGCTCGGCTATCTCCTCACGATTCCTGATAGCTTCCTCGGTTACGGTCGCCACCTCCAGGCTGGTCAGCTGATCCTGCTTGTCGGCAATAAGGCGATCAACCCCGTACAGTGCGACACGGCGATAGTCACCGATAATGCGGCCACGCCCATAGGCATCCGGCAGCCCGGTAATGATGCCGGCTCGACGTGCGGCCCGGATCTCCGGTGTATAGGCCGAGAATACCCCGTCATTGTGTGTCTTGCGGTACTGGTGGAACACCTCACTTATCGAAGGATCCAGTTTGAATCCATAGGCCTCGCAGGCTGCCTCGGCCATCCGGATGCCGCCGAACGGCATTACCGTGCGTTTGAGCGGGGCATCGGCCTGCAGGCCAACGATCCGTTCGGTTTTCTTGTTGATGTAGCCCGGGCCGTGACTGGTGATCGTACCAACCTTCAGGGTATCTACATCCAGGGTTCCCCCGGACTTTACCTCCTGCTCCATCAACGCGGAAACCTTGCCCCACAGTTCGGTGGTTGCTTCGGTAGGCCTGGCCAGAAAGGATGCATCGCCCTGATACGGGGTGTAGTTGCGCTGGATAAAGTCGCGCAGGTCTATGTGAGAATTCCAGCGGCCGGGAACGAAGCCCTGCCATGCTGCCTGAACACCGGATTCGGTCTGTACTGTTGTGCTCATCTGGTACCTTCTTTTTTCATACCGAGTTGGTAAGGATACGACTGATCCTACACCTGACAGATGCTGCATGTAAAGCGGATCAGCGAACTTATCGGTATTTTTTTATCGTATTCAGGAGAAACGTTCAAGTACACGCATCACCGAACCGCGGTAACTGCCGCCAAAGAGGTTCAGATGATTCAGCAGGTGATACAGGTTATACAGTTCGCGGCGATCCTCGTACCCCGGCTCAAGTGGCGCAGTGTGTTCGTATGCCTCATAAAAGCTGGGACCAGGGCTGCCGAACAGCTCCATCATGGCCAGATCGGCCTCGTAATGCCCCAGATACACAGCCGGATCGATCAGGACCATGGATCCATGAGCGTCGACCATGATATTGCCGCTCCAGAGGTCGCCATGCAGCATCGAGGGATGATCAGGCTCAGGAAGCAGTTCCGGCAGTCGCTGTAGCACTGCATCGGCCAGGGTAAGCATGCTGGAGTTGGTCAGCCCGTTGCGCCGGGCAAGATCAAGCTGATACCCGAGCCGATGTCTGGCAAAGAAATCCACCCATGAGGTGTTCCAGGTATTTATCTGCGGGGTGCTGCCGATGTAATTGTTGCCGACAAAACCGTACTGCCGTACCGGACTGCCGGCCTCCGGGATTGGCACCGTTTCGTCTGCCGCTGCGCGGGGAACACTGCCCGGGAGTTCATCGGTGGTAACCACCGCTGAGTGCAGGGCGGCCAGGGCCACCGCAAACTCCTGGGTACTTCGCAGGGTCTTGCGCCCGGTATCAATCCATTCGAGCAGCAGGTACTGGTTGTGGGCTGTCTGAATCAGACCGACGGGTTCGGGCACACGCGGCCCGGCAACCCGGGAGCAGAGACCGATCAAGGCGGCCAGTCCCTGGGCTTCTGCCAGGAACATGCCCTCGTTTTCCAGGGTGTTTTTTTTGCAGAACAGGGTGGTGCCGGTGCTCAGCCGGAGCCGCCGCCCCTGGTTGATGCAGCCACCGGCAACCGGCGTACTCTCACTGATGGTGGAATCACCACCGAACAGTCGGGTTATCCCCTGCTGCAGGGTTTCGGTCTCCACCACGGTAAAGTTCGACATGGTTTCATCCCCGGGATATGGTTTCTCAGTGTGTCTGCTGCCGCAGCTTCTCCAGGTAGTCTATCAACGCATCGCAGGTGCGATCAACCATCTGATACACCAGTTCGAAGCCCTGATCACCCCCGTAATACGGATCCGGCACATCATCTGCCTCGGATCCCTCGGGGTCGAATGCCCGAAACTTGTGAAGGCGGTTCAGATTGGGGTGTCCGGCGGCAGCGTAGCGAATATCATCATAGTTGCCCTGATCCATCGCCAGCACCAGATGATACTGATCCAGAAATGAAACCAGAAATTTCTGGGCCGGGTGATGGAAATGCACCCCGTGCCCGGCGGCAGTCTTGCGCATGCGGGCGTCTGCATCCTCACCGACATGATACCCGTGAGTACCGGAAGACTCTGCTTCGTAGTGCGCTTCCAGCTCCCGCTCCTTGAGTTTGTGTTCAAACACTGCCTGCGCAATCGGGCTGCGGCAGATGTTACCCATACATACAAACATTATCTTCTTCATGTGCTCCGTCCTGTCAGTGCTGCAGCAGCAGCATTACCCCCATGGAAGGGAGTCGAATCAGCGTGCTGCCTGGTAAAAAATCAATCTGTACATCCTGCTGCTGCAGGTTGCCCTGGCCGTGGTGATCGGCGTCACCATTGCCGGCAGCGAGAGCATTAGCAGCGGCGCTGCCGCTGGCGGCGTCCCGGTCTGCAGCGTCCCGGTCTGCAGCGTCCCGGTCAGGCTCGTCCGCGCCAGGGTCGTCCCGGTCTGCCCCATCATTATCGACACGGTCTGCGGCTGGATCCCCGTCTGCGGCACCCAGCATGAAACCGATGC comes from the Spirochaeta africana DSM 8902 genome and includes:
- a CDS encoding fructosamine kinase family protein, whose amino-acid sequence is MSNFTVVETETLQQGITRLFGGDSTISESTPVAGGCINQGRRLRLSTGTTLFCKKNTLENEGMFLAEAQGLAALIGLCSRVAGPRVPEPVGLIQTAHNQYLLLEWIDTGRKTLRSTQEFAVALAALHSAVVTTDELPGSVPRAAADETVPIPEAGSPVRQYGFVGNNYIGSTPQINTWNTSWVDFFARHRLGYQLDLARRNGLTNSSMLTLADAVLQRLPELLPEPDHPSMLHGDLWSGNIMVDAHGSMVLIDPAVYLGHYEADLAMMELFGSPGPSFYEAYEHTAPLEPGYEDRRELYNLYHLLNHLNLFGGSYRGSVMRVLERFS
- a CDS encoding low molecular weight protein-tyrosine-phosphatase, which translates into the protein MKKIMFVCMGNICRSPIAQAVFEHKLKERELEAHYEAESSGTHGYHVGEDADARMRKTAAGHGVHFHHPAQKFLVSFLDQYHLVLAMDQGNYDDIRYAAAGHPNLNRLHKFRAFDPEGSEADDVPDPYYGGDQGFELVYQMVDRTCDALIDYLEKLRQQTH